From Fibrobacter sp. UWB13, the proteins below share one genomic window:
- a CDS encoding GGDEF domain-containing protein produces MDLQEYVNQFDSMTCIMSVEKKPNGYGKMRIEVGNKAYIDSFEKNSDNLIDMPYGKRFVPGQEYTAYIPKDLNFEHFIYNSAVLKKPMHAYIHPDRFDVWFNIFSLPLDFEDPFKCYCTYTQELSTEMNTDSLQSLSAKTTADVLKTCIKLRSTKNFLKTMDEVMADIRNICKANYCCIMLTDFKARKCSLLSENAAPEIGRHTLADFLNDEFIDYAKSWLDIINGSTCLLVKNEQDKEDIKARHPAWYNSMRSANIERLALFPLKYNDDIIGFIWATNFALEETDHIKETLELSTYFIASEIANYQLLQKLEKLSSTDLLTGVKNRNAMNNRILKILSGRERVPNSYGIVFADLNNLKYVNDSEGHGAGDQLLKDGAEILKSTFENSEIYRAGGDEFLIIDMENTKETLSHKVETLRKKSDDPNKISFAVGFYYEENGGDIRKAMREADANMYNDKKAFYERHPECRNR; encoded by the coding sequence ATGGATTTACAGGAATATGTCAATCAGTTCGATTCGATGACCTGCATCATGTCCGTCGAAAAAAAGCCGAACGGCTACGGCAAGATGCGTATCGAAGTCGGGAACAAGGCATATATCGATTCCTTCGAAAAAAATAGTGACAATCTTATCGACATGCCGTATGGCAAGAGGTTCGTCCCGGGTCAAGAATACACTGCGTATATTCCCAAAGACTTGAACTTCGAACATTTTATCTACAACAGCGCCGTCCTCAAAAAGCCGATGCACGCCTACATCCACCCAGATCGGTTTGATGTCTGGTTCAATATCTTCAGCCTGCCCCTCGATTTTGAAGACCCGTTCAAGTGCTACTGCACCTACACGCAAGAACTGTCGACCGAAATGAACACGGATTCCTTGCAAAGCCTTTCGGCAAAGACAACTGCCGATGTGCTCAAGACCTGCATCAAGCTCCGCAGCACCAAGAACTTCCTCAAGACCATGGACGAGGTAATGGCCGATATCCGCAACATCTGCAAAGCCAATTACTGCTGCATCATGTTGACGGACTTCAAGGCACGTAAATGCTCCTTGCTCAGCGAAAATGCCGCCCCCGAAATCGGCAGGCACACGCTTGCAGACTTTTTAAACGATGAATTTATCGACTACGCCAAGTCCTGGCTAGACATCATCAACGGGAGCACTTGCTTGCTCGTCAAGAACGAACAAGACAAGGAAGATATCAAGGCCCGTCACCCGGCTTGGTATAATTCCATGCGGTCTGCCAACATCGAAAGGCTTGCGCTGTTCCCGCTCAAGTACAACGATGACATCATCGGATTCATCTGGGCAACCAACTTTGCTCTCGAAGAAACGGACCACATCAAGGAAACGCTCGAACTTTCGACGTACTTTATCGCATCGGAAATAGCCAACTACCAGCTGCTGCAAAAACTCGAAAAGCTGAGTTCTACGGACCTCTTGACCGGAGTCAAGAACCGCAACGCAATGAACAACCGCATTCTCAAGATATTATCCGGCCGCGAAAGAGTTCCAAACAGCTATGGGATTGTCTTTGCCGACTTGAACAACCTCAAATACGTCAACGACAGCGAAGGCCACGGTGCAGGCGACCAGTTGCTAAAAGACGGTGCAGAAATTCTCAAGTCGACTTTCGAAAATTCAGAGATTTACCGCGCCGGTGGCGACGAGTTCCTGATTATCGACATGGAAAACACCAAAGAAACTCTAAGCCACAAAGTTGAGACGCTCCGAAAGAAATCGGACGACCCGAACAAAATCAGTTTTGCCGTCGGATTCTATTACGAAGAAAATGGTGGCGACATCCGAAAAGCCATGCGCGAAGCCGACGCCAATATGTACAACGATAAAAAAGCTTTTTATGAAAGGCACCCTGAGTGCAGGAATCGTTAA
- a CDS encoding type I restriction enzyme HsdR N-terminal domain-containing protein, with protein MTHETLFDPIRKKEVPATPEEHVRQATVRYLLDVVKVPEHLIAVEFPLSSIDVKTADRVDILVHNFRAGAPLNKPWLLVECKAPGEYTWPVLQQQLNKYLQILTPNYVMLALGDCVRYFELDSVTHRFKKIECLPVFG; from the coding sequence ATGACCCACGAAACGCTATTTGACCCGATTCGCAAAAAAGAAGTCCCCGCAACGCCCGAAGAGCATGTCCGCCAGGCGACGGTGCGCTATTTGCTCGATGTGGTGAAGGTGCCGGAGCATTTGATTGCGGTGGAATTTCCGCTTTCGTCGATTGATGTAAAGACGGCGGACCGCGTGGATATCTTGGTGCATAATTTTAGGGCGGGGGCGCCTCTGAATAAGCCGTGGCTCTTGGTGGAGTGCAAGGCTCCGGGTGAATACACGTGGCCAGTGTTGCAACAGCAATTGAACAAGTATTTGCAAATCTTGACGCCGAACTACGTGATGCTTGCGTTAGGCGATTGTGTGCGCTATTTTGAGTTGGACTCCGTGACGCACCGCTTCAAGAAAATCGAGTGCCTGCCGGTATTTGGCTAG
- a CDS encoding exodeoxyribonuclease III: MKIYSWNVNGIRSVLKKGFEDWFTATDPDVLCLQEVRAEKSQVAEVASREGYYTYWNACKRKKGYSGVAVYSKIEPDAVNYGFDIEEFDEEGRVLQLVFPDWVLNCIYFPNGGQGDDRLDYKLRFYDAFLENSKQWLADGKHVVTVGDYNTCHKEIDIARPKENENVSGFLPIERAWMDKYVENGFVDTFRTLHPDTRDAYSWWSNRFGARERNVGWRLDYGFVDAALMPNVVSSEILSDVKGSDHCPICLELEPPFLPIPIKKSEDI, encoded by the coding sequence ATGAAAATCTACAGCTGGAACGTCAACGGTATTCGTTCCGTACTGAAAAAAGGCTTTGAAGATTGGTTCACTGCGACCGATCCCGATGTGCTTTGCCTTCAGGAAGTCCGCGCCGAAAAAAGCCAGGTTGCTGAAGTGGCAAGCCGTGAAGGCTATTATACCTACTGGAACGCTTGCAAGCGCAAGAAGGGTTACAGTGGTGTTGCCGTGTATTCAAAGATTGAACCGGATGCGGTTAATTACGGCTTTGACATCGAAGAATTCGATGAAGAAGGTCGTGTGCTCCAGCTGGTGTTCCCGGACTGGGTGCTCAACTGCATTTATTTCCCAAATGGTGGTCAGGGCGATGACCGCTTGGACTACAAGCTTCGCTTCTACGATGCGTTCCTTGAAAATTCCAAGCAGTGGCTCGCCGATGGCAAGCATGTGGTGACTGTTGGTGACTACAATACCTGCCACAAGGAAATCGATATTGCTCGCCCGAAGGAAAACGAGAACGTGAGCGGCTTCTTGCCGATTGAACGCGCCTGGATGGACAAGTACGTCGAAAACGGCTTTGTCGATACGTTCCGCACGTTGCATCCGGATACCCGTGACGCTTATTCCTGGTGGTCGAACCGCTTTGGCGCACGCGAACGCAATGTCGGTTGGCGTTTGGACTACGGCTTTGTTGATGCCGCCCTCATGCCGAATGTGGTGAGCTCCGAAATCCTGAGTGATGTCAAAGGTTCGGACCATTGCCCGATTTGCTTGGAACTCGAACCGCCGTTCCTCCCGATTCCCATCAAGAAGTCGGAAGATATTTAA
- a CDS encoding pyridoxal phosphate-dependent aminotransferase, which yields MRRRLLSEGAKELSYEIREIVKKANQLKALGLPIHWENIGDPIEKKCQVPDWIKDIVVDLVRTNRSYGYCPSKGMLETREFLVKENNKLGGAQINVDDILFFNGLGDAIATIYGLLSMNTRIIGPAPAYSTHSSAEAAHAHTAPITYRLQPENHWYPDLEELENKVKYNPSIAGILILNPDNPTGMVYPLEILQKIVDIAKRYGLFIICDEIYNKITYNGAHAYALAEYIGDVPGIALKGISKEYPWPGARCGWAEYYNRDKDEQFDAFCRAIDNAKMVEVCSTTLPQMTIPRVLGDKRFMEHRKALNEKIGRRSAIINDILSDIPELYFNPTYGAFYNTIIFREGTLNNHQTLKIDNPIIKKKVEEWCSKTTNLDYRFVYYLLGAKGICVVPSTSFCTDLKGFRVTLLEEDEDELRSVFTTIHDAIIEYLHS from the coding sequence ATGCGTAGAAGATTGTTGAGCGAAGGTGCTAAGGAACTTTCTTACGAAATCCGCGAGATCGTGAAGAAGGCGAACCAGCTCAAGGCACTCGGCTTGCCAATCCATTGGGAAAATATCGGTGACCCGATTGAAAAGAAATGTCAAGTTCCCGACTGGATCAAGGACATTGTCGTGGACCTCGTCCGCACAAACCGCAGCTACGGCTATTGCCCGTCCAAGGGCATGCTCGAAACGCGCGAATTCTTGGTAAAAGAAAACAACAAGCTCGGTGGCGCACAGATCAACGTCGATGACATCCTGTTCTTCAACGGCCTCGGTGACGCAATCGCCACCATCTATGGCCTGCTCTCGATGAACACCCGTATCATCGGACCGGCCCCGGCCTACTCTACGCATAGCTCTGCCGAAGCCGCCCACGCCCATACGGCTCCTATCACTTATCGTTTGCAGCCGGAAAACCACTGGTACCCGGACCTCGAAGAACTCGAGAACAAGGTGAAGTACAACCCGAGCATCGCGGGCATCTTGATTCTGAACCCGGACAATCCGACGGGCATGGTTTACCCGCTCGAAATCCTCCAGAAGATTGTAGACATCGCCAAGCGCTACGGCCTCTTCATCATCTGCGACGAAATCTACAACAAGATTACGTACAACGGAGCTCACGCTTATGCGCTCGCCGAATACATCGGTGACGTTCCGGGCATTGCGCTCAAGGGCATTTCCAAAGAATACCCATGGCCGGGCGCTCGTTGCGGCTGGGCTGAATACTACAACCGCGACAAGGACGAACAGTTCGACGCCTTCTGCCGCGCCATCGACAACGCCAAGATGGTGGAAGTCTGCTCCACGACGCTCCCGCAGATGACGATTCCGCGCGTTCTCGGCGACAAGCGTTTCATGGAACACCGCAAGGCATTGAACGAAAAGATTGGCCGCCGCAGTGCGATCATTAACGATATTCTATCCGACATTCCGGAGCTCTATTTCAACCCAACTTACGGTGCATTCTACAACACCATCATCTTCCGCGAAGGTACGCTCAACAATCACCAGACGCTGAAGATCGACAATCCGATTATCAAGAAGAAAGTCGAAGAATGGTGCAGCAAGACGACGAATCTCGACTACCGCTTCGTGTACTATCTCCTGGGCGCAAAGGGTATCTGCGTTGTGCCGAGCACGAGCTTCTGCACGGACCTCAAGGGTTTCCGTGTAACGCTGTTGGAAGAAGACGAAGACGAACTCCGCAGCGTGTTCACCACGATTCACGACGCCATCATCGAATACCTGCATAGTTAG
- the recN gene encoding DNA repair protein RecN: MLKQLTINSFTLIAEASVPFHEGFTAITGETGAGKSVLMKALRMVCGDKSQASMVRTGEEKAVIEGTFDISNEPEVKQILAKLELDDDDELIIRREILENGKGRARVNGSVVSLSDLQELGESLIQMHGQSEQLLLRDIRTHAKMLDEYAGNNELLINYSKSYNAWNNVLAEIQKTEAHAKDLAQQKDFLKFQYDELSKAALRDGEEEELEEKVNVASKSEAEHNLLNEIQGLIGCDNGILEQVQNLQYKLRSLAQKIPHYEEDLNALVEVADPFEGICKDLQRLRPSKSMSPVEIDRANSRIATIQKLKRKYRTDVAGLIALTEQRKQELDSLENLDSDLEELKRKAEAHKAETHRLASSLTEKRKEAAQRFDSAVQEILHSLGMPKAKFFTSITEQDPTPNGADRIEFLLAPNPGEGEKSLQKAVSGGELSRVLLAIKSVMADLDKVPLLIFDEVDSGISGETGNSIGEALRNLGKHHQVLTITHLHQVASRAKNQLAVSKKEVDGRTFTSIIDLDKNGRIEEIARMLGGTSETVRTHAKQLLENNL, translated from the coding sequence ATGTTAAAGCAACTCACAATAAACAGCTTTACACTCATTGCCGAAGCAAGCGTCCCGTTTCATGAAGGTTTTACCGCAATCACGGGTGAAACTGGCGCCGGCAAGTCCGTCTTGATGAAAGCGCTCCGCATGGTCTGCGGAGACAAGTCGCAAGCGTCGATGGTCCGCACAGGCGAAGAAAAAGCGGTCATCGAAGGGACTTTCGACATTTCGAATGAACCCGAGGTCAAACAAATTCTTGCAAAGTTGGAACTCGATGACGACGATGAGCTCATCATCCGCCGCGAGATTCTTGAAAACGGAAAGGGACGCGCCCGCGTGAACGGTTCTGTCGTCAGTCTCTCGGATTTGCAGGAGCTTGGCGAATCGCTTATCCAGATGCACGGGCAGAGCGAACAGCTGTTATTGCGCGACATCCGCACACATGCAAAGATGCTCGATGAATACGCGGGCAACAACGAGTTGCTGATAAACTATTCAAAAAGCTACAACGCCTGGAACAACGTTCTCGCCGAGATTCAAAAGACTGAAGCGCACGCCAAAGATCTGGCGCAGCAAAAGGACTTTTTGAAATTCCAGTACGATGAACTTTCCAAGGCGGCACTCCGCGATGGCGAAGAAGAAGAGCTTGAAGAAAAAGTCAACGTTGCAAGCAAGAGCGAAGCGGAACACAACCTGCTGAATGAAATCCAGGGATTGATCGGTTGCGATAACGGCATCTTGGAACAGGTCCAGAACCTTCAGTACAAGTTGCGCAGTCTCGCTCAAAAGATTCCGCATTACGAAGAAGACCTGAACGCACTCGTCGAAGTCGCGGACCCGTTCGAAGGAATTTGCAAGGACCTGCAGAGGCTCCGCCCGTCAAAGTCCATGAGCCCCGTCGAAATCGACCGTGCCAATTCTCGAATTGCAACGATTCAAAAACTCAAGCGCAAGTACCGCACTGATGTGGCAGGGCTTATCGCGCTCACCGAACAACGTAAGCAGGAACTCGACAGTCTCGAGAACCTCGACTCCGACCTCGAAGAGCTCAAGCGCAAAGCAGAAGCCCACAAAGCAGAGACCCACCGCTTGGCATCAAGTCTTACCGAGAAGCGTAAAGAAGCGGCACAGCGCTTTGACTCGGCCGTGCAAGAAATTTTGCACAGCCTCGGCATGCCGAAAGCCAAATTCTTTACGAGCATCACGGAGCAGGACCCGACACCAAACGGCGCCGACCGCATCGAATTCTTGCTCGCCCCGAACCCGGGCGAAGGCGAAAAGTCGTTACAAAAGGCGGTCTCCGGCGGTGAACTCAGCCGTGTGCTGCTCGCCATCAAGAGCGTCATGGCAGACCTCGACAAGGTCCCGCTCCTGATTTTCGACGAAGTGGATTCCGGAATTTCGGGCGAAACGGGCAATAGCATTGGCGAAGCGCTGCGCAATTTAGGGAAGCACCACCAGGTGCTCACCATCACCCACTTGCATCAAGTCGCAAGCCGAGCCAAAAATCAGCTCGCCGTGAGCAAGAAAGAGGTTGACGGAAGGACATTTACGTCCATTATTGACCTCGACAAGAACGGACGTATCGAAGAAATTGCTAGAATGTTAGGTGGGACCTCCGAAACGGTCCGCACCCATGC
- a CDS encoding diguanylate cyclase codes for MMDLQKFVDNFHTMTSILSVEKRDDDRIGTIRIEAANDLYIRAMEKVDKDGNVVFKEKFVPGSSYERYMKKELNFENFCYECAIKKKPVHAYIRPERYTFCINLYMMPLAIDDPKKAYCSYSQEITFEENVDAMSNISAKTSSNVLQTCIKLRSTKNLQKTMDEVIEDIRKICDASYCCVMLTDFNDNTWSVFSDALKPDSGIRSIRELKSENFVDYARSWIKTLNGSNCLMIKNKDDLEVIHQENPAWYNSLVAANVRSLVLLPLEYNGLTLGFFWATNFDTSNTLYIRETLELSAFFVASEIANYQLLNQLELLSSMDLLTCVKNRNSMNNRVTQFLNGEVQYKSLGIIFADLNGLKPVNDNKGHDAGDKLLKDASQLLKFTFDGCEFYRAGGDEFLIIALDKPKEELEAKVKALREKSMIPGKVSFAVGFYYDANGGDIRIAMHEADARMYEDKKRYYDRFPANRRRL; via the coding sequence ATGATGGATTTGCAGAAATTTGTAGATAACTTCCACACGATGACAAGCATCTTGTCGGTCGAAAAGCGCGATGATGACAGAATCGGCACCATCCGCATCGAGGCCGCAAATGACCTGTATATCCGCGCCATGGAAAAGGTCGACAAAGATGGCAACGTCGTCTTTAAGGAAAAGTTTGTCCCAGGCAGTAGCTACGAACGCTACATGAAGAAGGAACTCAACTTCGAGAACTTCTGCTACGAATGTGCCATCAAAAAGAAACCTGTACACGCCTACATCCGCCCCGAGCGCTACACCTTCTGCATCAACCTGTACATGATGCCGCTCGCTATTGACGACCCGAAAAAGGCGTATTGTAGCTACTCCCAGGAAATTACGTTCGAAGAAAATGTCGACGCGATGTCGAACATTTCGGCTAAGACTTCATCCAACGTATTGCAGACTTGTATCAAGTTGCGCAGTACTAAAAACTTGCAAAAGACCATGGACGAAGTCATCGAGGACATCCGCAAAATCTGTGATGCAAGCTATTGCTGCGTGATGCTGACGGACTTCAATGACAACACGTGGTCCGTATTTAGCGATGCCTTAAAGCCGGATTCCGGGATCCGTTCCATTCGTGAACTCAAATCCGAAAACTTTGTCGATTACGCAAGGTCCTGGATAAAGACACTGAACGGAAGCAATTGCCTGATGATCAAGAACAAGGACGACCTCGAAGTCATCCATCAGGAAAACCCGGCATGGTACAATTCGCTTGTAGCCGCTAACGTCCGTAGCCTTGTCCTCTTGCCACTCGAATACAACGGCCTTACTCTAGGCTTTTTCTGGGCCACGAATTTCGACACGTCGAACACGCTCTACATACGTGAAACACTTGAGCTTTCGGCATTCTTTGTCGCCTCGGAAATTGCGAACTACCAGCTTTTGAACCAGCTAGAACTACTCAGCAGCATGGACCTTTTAACTTGCGTCAAGAACCGCAATTCCATGAACAATCGCGTAACACAGTTTCTGAATGGCGAAGTGCAGTACAAGTCGCTCGGCATTATTTTTGCAGACCTGAACGGCCTCAAGCCCGTCAATGACAACAAAGGTCACGATGCAGGCGACAAGCTTTTAAAAGACGCGTCTCAGCTTTTAAAATTCACGTTCGACGGTTGCGAATTCTACCGCGCAGGTGGCGACGAGTTCTTGATTATCGCCCTCGACAAGCCGAAAGAAGAGCTCGAAGCCAAAGTCAAAGCACTCCGCGAAAAATCGATGATTCCAGGCAAGGTCAGTTTTGCAGTCGGGTTCTACTACGATGCAAACGGTGGAGATATCCGCATTGCGATGCACGAAGCCGACGCCCGCATGTACGAAGACAAAAAACGGTACTACGACCGGTTCCCTGCCAACAGACGGCGACTGTAA
- a CDS encoding spermidine/putrescine ABC transporter substrate-binding protein, with the protein MSTKNVTVMIYSEYIDPALLDDFRNKTGYNVELELYEAQEEMIAKLITADSGKYDVIIASDVVIQQMVHLGLISSIDTNKIPNHVNVAPQFLGQAYDPTNTYSLPYLWGTTGILYRGGKFHPDSVSYSLLFDAKNTKGNFSLLNESRSMLSMALQAVGYDANSIKQEELNKAVDYILQAKKDKHFAGFDGSDIGKDKVIADSNWAAIVFSGEAMDAIDTDSTLHYAIPTEGSFMWVDAMTLSSRAKNPEGAYAFMNYILDAKIGAQLAKAINYATPNKASLEIMDDDFKNNRVINPNKQEINRMVFLTDLGEAEKYFDEAWMIVKTK; encoded by the coding sequence ATGTCTACAAAAAATGTCACGGTAATGATTTATAGCGAATATATCGATCCTGCATTGCTTGATGACTTCCGTAACAAGACCGGCTACAATGTGGAGCTGGAACTTTACGAAGCTCAAGAAGAAATGATCGCAAAGCTTATAACGGCGGATTCCGGCAAATACGATGTCATCATTGCATCGGATGTAGTCATCCAGCAGATGGTGCACCTTGGGCTAATCTCGTCTATTGACACCAATAAAATTCCAAACCACGTGAACGTGGCACCGCAGTTTTTAGGCCAAGCCTACGACCCGACAAACACCTACAGTCTCCCCTATCTTTGGGGCACTACAGGCATTCTCTACCGCGGAGGCAAATTCCACCCCGATAGCGTAAGCTACTCCTTGCTTTTTGACGCGAAAAACACCAAAGGTAATTTCAGCCTTTTAAACGAAAGCCGTTCCATGCTCAGTATGGCACTCCAGGCAGTCGGCTACGATGCCAACAGCATCAAGCAAGAAGAGCTCAACAAAGCAGTGGACTACATTTTGCAGGCGAAAAAAGACAAGCACTTCGCAGGCTTTGACGGTTCCGACATCGGAAAGGACAAAGTAATTGCCGATAGCAACTGGGCAGCCATCGTCTTCAGCGGAGAAGCCATGGATGCCATTGACACAGACTCCACGCTGCATTACGCCATTCCGACAGAAGGCAGCTTTATGTGGGTTGATGCCATGACGCTCAGCAGTCGAGCAAAAAATCCCGAGGGCGCATACGCCTTTATGAACTACATCCTCGATGCTAAAATCGGAGCCCAGCTCGCGAAGGCGATCAACTACGCCACGCCCAACAAGGCAAGCCTTGAAATCATGGATGACGACTTTAAGAACAACCGCGTTATCAATCCGAACAAGCAAGAGATAAACCGCATGGTATTCCTCACGGACTTGGGCGAAGCGGAAAAATACTTCGACGAAGCTTGGATGATCGTCAAGACAAAATAA
- a CDS encoding tRNA (guanosine(46)-N(7))-methyltransferase TrmB has translation MAEEINNEILEEEKAPKEVVIPEFYRDLSQDPQMKALWHYVFRTNGDRKPIKTPDGKPHKLDFTWKDMFPNENGHIEVEIGSGKGNFMTDYAEKHPDYFIMGSEWDFTWAAFAHERMEKRGIVAQGNAAMLRGDVFYFLRDAVKDNTVEAFHMYFPDPWPKERHHKNRLLRPDFLDEVARCLKPGKRIFYWGTDHKEYNEIALETFDAYPTCKVLVRNTAEPTEGITTGFERKYRKEGRPIYRSIIEFEK, from the coding sequence ATGGCAGAAGAAATCAACAACGAAATTTTAGAAGAAGAAAAGGCTCCGAAGGAAGTCGTGATTCCGGAGTTTTATCGAGACTTGAGTCAGGACCCGCAAATGAAGGCGCTATGGCATTATGTGTTCCGCACGAATGGCGACCGCAAGCCCATCAAGACTCCGGACGGAAAGCCGCACAAGCTCGACTTCACCTGGAAAGACATGTTTCCAAACGAAAACGGACACATCGAAGTCGAAATCGGAAGTGGCAAGGGCAACTTCATGACGGACTACGCCGAGAAGCATCCGGACTACTTTATCATGGGTAGCGAATGGGACTTCACGTGGGCAGCCTTCGCACACGAACGCATGGAAAAGCGCGGTATCGTCGCTCAGGGCAATGCGGCCATGTTGCGCGGTGACGTTTTCTACTTCTTGCGCGACGCCGTGAAGGACAACACTGTCGAAGCTTTCCACATGTACTTCCCGGACCCGTGGCCAAAGGAACGCCACCACAAGAACCGTTTGCTCCGCCCCGACTTTCTCGATGAAGTCGCCCGTTGTTTAAAGCCGGGCAAGCGCATTTTCTACTGGGGTACTGACCACAAGGAATACAACGAAATCGCTCTTGAAACATTCGATGCTTACCCGACTTGCAAGGTGCTCGTCCGCAATACGGCAGAACCCACCGAAGGCATCACGACCGGTTTCGAACGCAAGTACCGCAAAGAAGGCAGACCTATTTACAGAAGTATTATAGAGTTTGAAAAATAG
- a CDS encoding MBL fold metallo-hydrolase: MNENKYIHNALRQIHVDTPCSPISGFSISGLATYIQIPELDFCIDMGECPLSAIPLNHVFLTHAHGDHARCLMRHHSLRKMMGVERDSVYYMPECLSENAKAWIKAEALFEGVGEAKFRYPEIEPVTAGELQFLRYRKDLALEAFEVKHSIPAMGGTLYFYKKKLKDEFLGKTPTEIIELRKNGVEITREVYDPLVSFMGDCLGESLLDNSRVFQSKVLITECTFLDDGEEAMSKKKGHSHLKDIVHALNELDDEIKCEKIILSHFSMKYSERHIREMLDKAIPEKFKERIIAFI; the protein is encoded by the coding sequence GTGAACGAAAACAAGTACATACACAACGCTCTGCGGCAAATCCACGTTGATACGCCATGCTCGCCTATTTCCGGATTTTCGATTTCCGGACTGGCGACATACATCCAAATTCCAGAGCTGGATTTTTGCATTGACATGGGCGAATGCCCGCTCTCGGCAATTCCCCTGAACCACGTATTCCTGACACATGCGCACGGCGACCACGCGCGCTGCCTGATGCGTCACCACAGTTTACGCAAGATGATGGGTGTCGAACGCGACAGCGTTTATTACATGCCCGAATGCTTGAGCGAAAATGCAAAGGCATGGATCAAGGCAGAAGCTCTGTTCGAAGGCGTTGGCGAAGCGAAATTCCGCTACCCGGAAATTGAACCCGTTACCGCAGGCGAATTGCAATTTTTGAGATACCGCAAGGACCTCGCGCTCGAAGCGTTCGAAGTCAAGCATTCCATTCCGGCAATGGGCGGCACGCTCTACTTTTACAAGAAAAAACTCAAGGACGAATTCCTCGGGAAAACGCCCACCGAAATTATCGAACTCCGCAAGAACGGTGTCGAAATCACACGTGAAGTTTACGATCCGCTCGTGAGCTTTATGGGCGACTGTCTTGGCGAAAGCTTGCTCGACAACAGCCGAGTTTTCCAATCGAAAGTGCTGATTACAGAATGCACATTCCTCGACGATGGCGAAGAGGCGATGAGCAAAAAGAAGGGCCACAGCCACTTGAAAGATATTGTGCATGCGCTCAACGAGCTTGATGATGAAATCAAGTGCGAAAAAATCATCTTGAGCCATTTCTCGATGAAGTATTCCGAAAGGCACATCCGCGAAATGCTAGACAAGGCAATCCCGGAGAAGTTTAAGGAAAGGATCATAGCGTTTATTTAA